A genome region from Acidimicrobiia bacterium includes the following:
- a CDS encoding response regulator, producing the protein MAGALTILLAEDNLVIQRMMSVTLARQGYTVETANNGHEAVAAVQFGSFDLILMDLRMPVMDGFEATQEIRRLGITQPPILALSGDDDAATVQSCLDAGMNGHVTKPIVMRDLVAAIDRATGPA; encoded by the coding sequence ATGGCTGGAGCTTTGACCATTCTCCTTGCTGAAGACAACCTGGTTATTCAGCGAATGATGTCCGTCACGCTGGCCAGGCAGGGCTATACCGTTGAGACCGCGAATAACGGACACGAGGCGGTGGCTGCGGTGCAGTTTGGATCATTCGACCTCATCCTGATGGATCTCCGGATGCCGGTCATGGATGGATTCGAGGCGACGCAAGAGATTCGCCGCCTGGGCATCACCCAACCTCCGATACTGGCGCTGAGCGGCGACGATGATGCGGCAACGGTCCAGTCCTGCCTCGACGCCGGCATGAACGGCCACGTGACGAAACCAATCGTCATGAGAGACCTGGTAGCAGCCATCGACCGCGCCACCGGCCCCGCCTAA
- a CDS encoding SAM-dependent methyltransferase has protein sequence MAPPLNEILLTRIAEHGPIPFEEFQSASLYDPEHGFFSTGELRSTKAGDFLTSPEVSPLFGETLAAFVEKEWHRVLSTAADGDSVPPASEASVRGEGAAAGGGGRGALFHLVEVGAGSGSLLKPLLDTLTAPIDVWTVEASPMAREALAAVVPPYPRPSGAAVLSPQGGDRVPPDPRPSGAAVLSPQGGDRQPPYPRPSGAAVLSPQGGDRQPPYPRSRVLSSLDELPDHLTGVIIANELLDNLPVAVAVRTEDGWRERWVGADGDQLVLVDAPARPEVVDWCDRFAGPCPVDGFVEVQIAAAQWLAMALGKLDHGALLLIDYGDTAENLEPRRTEGTLRTYRAHHVGPHPLDAPGETDITSDVNFTALQALAADRGADVEYHRQDEFLSSLGLRERLSQLRRRELDLARHGDPLERLKIRSRKNEAETLLNPRGLGDFRVLVARVG, from the coding sequence ATGGCGCCGCCACTCAATGAGATCCTGCTGACCCGCATCGCGGAGCACGGCCCGATCCCGTTTGAGGAGTTCCAGTCGGCCTCTCTGTACGACCCCGAACATGGGTTCTTCTCGACGGGGGAGTTGCGCTCCACGAAGGCAGGCGACTTCCTGACCAGCCCTGAAGTCAGCCCGCTGTTCGGCGAGACGCTGGCAGCTTTCGTCGAGAAAGAGTGGCATCGAGTCCTCTCAACTGCGGCCGATGGCGATTCGGTCCCCCCAGCGAGCGAAGCGAGCGTCCGGGGGGAAGGTGCCGCCGCCGGAGGCGGGGGTAGGGGGGCGCTCTTCCACCTCGTCGAGGTGGGAGCCGGATCAGGGTCCCTCCTCAAACCACTTCTCGACACACTCACGGCTCCGATCGACGTCTGGACAGTCGAAGCATCCCCGATGGCGCGAGAGGCGCTGGCTGCGGTGGTGCCCCCCTACCCCCGCCCCTCCGGGGCGGCGGTACTTTCCCCCCAGGGGGGGGACCGAGTGCCCCCCGACCCCCGCCCCTCCGGGGCGGCGGTACTTTCCCCCCAGGGGGGGGACCGACAGCCCCCCTACCCCCGCCCCTCCGGGGCGGCGGTACTTTCCCCCCAGGGGGGGGACCGACAGCCCCCCTATCCCCGGTCCCGTGTTCTTTCCTCCCTCGACGAACTTCCCGACCACCTCACGGGGGTCATCATCGCTAACGAGTTGCTCGACAACCTCCCGGTTGCCGTCGCGGTCCGCACGGAAGACGGCTGGCGCGAACGCTGGGTCGGTGCCGACGGAGACCAGCTCGTCCTCGTCGACGCGCCCGCCCGCCCGGAGGTGGTCGACTGGTGCGACCGCTTCGCCGGGCCGTGTCCGGTCGATGGCTTCGTAGAGGTGCAGATCGCCGCCGCGCAGTGGCTGGCGATGGCGCTCGGCAAACTCGACCACGGTGCGCTCCTCCTGATCGACTACGGCGACACCGCCGAGAACCTCGAACCCCGCCGCACCGAGGGGACGCTCCGCACCTACCGCGCTCATCACGTCGGACCGCATCCGCTCGACGCACCCGGCGAGACCGACATCACCTCCGATGTGAACTTCACGGCGCTGCAGGCGCTTGCCGCCGACCGCGGGGCAGACGTCGAGTATCACCGCCAGGACGAGTTCCTCTCCTCACTCGGCTTGCGCGAGCGGCTCTCGCAACTTCGCCGCCGGGAACTCGACCTCGCCCGCCACGGCGACCCACTCGAGCGGCTCAAGATCCGGTCGCGCAAGAACGAGGCTGAAACGCTGCTGAACCCCCGCGGCCTGGGCGACTTCCGGGTGCTGGTGGCCAGGGTCGGATGA
- a CDS encoding multicopper oxidase domain-containing protein — protein MQTTRRDFLKMGAAAGAGLYISTKSGWMRVAGATPAAPGLSDPAFQPKFVNPVPDAMAPSFKYAPKKGRIKVAVGPTTQYTGLVDDLGNPLPTPLFGYGTPEGGYTWPGRTFELQSGEPVEVKWENKLQNPDGSFIEHLLPVDTSLHWAYSLHGYEEYDIDNSGIPIVSHLHGGHTDFQFDGNPEFFFSPGYGVRGPQWRDKTYTYKNDQPAGTLWYHDHALGITRLNVYAGLAGFYILRDEFDTGLPDNPLGLPAWPYEKAYAIQDRMFNADGSLFYPAFPGDPFYDDFITGEGAILPPDLFPGGGPTALAEFFGDHMVVNGVIWPKEDVEPRHYRMRLLNGTDSRFMVFQFRAVAPGATDLSSASAPIPFWVIGSDQGLASSATQVDTLVSEPGSRYDVVFDFSGLDVGSRIVLTNIGGDAPFGGDYGEDLDLGDFFPDRQTDRIMAFDVNQPLDPNVPDNFEPTLVGGYSGVTAPSVRTRKVALFEGMDEFGRLQPLLGTAEPATDHLGNPINWPDTPPYVNAGLVGQMEGAIAWHSQTTENPALGSTEIWEIYNATGDAHPVHLHLVHFEVLDRREFTADVVVQPIVQHNGLLGNGFRLENIEVGALVDPGEEYVENAPKDMVTALPDQVTRIKATFDKPGRYVWHCHILSHEDHEMMRVLHVGPGA, from the coding sequence GTGCAGACAACGAGACGTGACTTTCTGAAGATGGGTGCAGCCGCCGGGGCGGGCCTGTACATATCGACGAAGTCCGGGTGGATGAGGGTTGCGGGAGCGACCCCGGCAGCCCCCGGATTGAGCGACCCGGCTTTCCAGCCAAAGTTTGTGAACCCGGTCCCGGATGCGATGGCGCCGAGCTTCAAGTATGCGCCGAAGAAGGGTCGAATCAAGGTAGCGGTTGGGCCCACGACCCAGTACACGGGGCTCGTCGATGATCTTGGCAACCCACTGCCGACACCCTTGTTCGGGTACGGAACGCCGGAGGGCGGGTACACCTGGCCGGGCCGGACCTTCGAGCTCCAGAGCGGTGAGCCGGTTGAGGTCAAGTGGGAGAACAAGCTCCAGAACCCGGATGGCTCGTTCATCGAGCACCTGTTGCCGGTGGACACCTCGCTGCACTGGGCCTACTCCTTGCACGGCTATGAGGAATACGACATCGACAACTCGGGGATTCCGATTGTCTCGCACCTGCATGGCGGGCACACCGATTTCCAGTTCGACGGCAACCCTGAGTTCTTCTTCAGTCCGGGATACGGAGTGAGGGGACCGCAGTGGCGCGACAAAACCTACACGTACAAGAACGATCAGCCTGCCGGGACTCTCTGGTATCACGACCATGCACTGGGCATCACCCGTCTGAATGTCTATGCGGGCCTAGCCGGGTTCTACATCCTGCGTGATGAGTTCGACACCGGGCTGCCGGACAACCCGCTCGGTTTACCCGCGTGGCCGTACGAGAAGGCTTACGCCATCCAGGATCGTATGTTCAACGCCGACGGGTCCCTCTTCTATCCGGCGTTCCCGGGTGACCCGTTCTACGACGACTTCATCACCGGCGAGGGAGCGATTCTTCCGCCCGATCTGTTCCCCGGTGGCGGACCCACCGCCCTGGCCGAGTTCTTCGGCGACCATATGGTGGTCAACGGTGTTATCTGGCCGAAGGAAGATGTCGAGCCGCGCCACTACCGGATGCGGCTGTTGAACGGAACCGACAGCCGGTTCATGGTGTTCCAGTTCCGAGCGGTGGCACCGGGCGCCACCGATCTATCGAGCGCCAGTGCGCCGATCCCCTTCTGGGTCATTGGCAGCGATCAGGGGTTGGCCTCTTCGGCGACTCAGGTAGATACGCTGGTCAGCGAGCCCGGCAGTCGCTACGACGTCGTCTTCGACTTCTCAGGACTCGATGTGGGAAGCCGCATAGTCCTCACGAACATCGGTGGTGATGCACCGTTCGGAGGTGATTATGGAGAAGACCTCGATCTCGGGGACTTCTTCCCCGATCGGCAGACCGACCGGATCATGGCCTTCGATGTCAACCAGCCGTTGGACCCGAACGTGCCGGACAACTTCGAGCCGACGTTGGTCGGCGGTTATAGCGGGGTGACCGCGCCGTCCGTGCGAACACGCAAGGTTGCACTCTTTGAAGGTATGGACGAGTTCGGGCGGCTGCAGCCGCTGCTTGGCACGGCAGAACCCGCTACTGATCATCTGGGGAATCCGATCAACTGGCCGGACACTCCGCCCTATGTGAATGCGGGCTTGGTCGGACAGATGGAGGGCGCCATTGCCTGGCACAGCCAGACGACGGAGAACCCGGCTCTCGGTTCCACCGAGATCTGGGAGATCTACAACGCCACCGGCGATGCACATCCGGTGCATCTGCATCTTGTGCATTTCGAGGTGCTCGATCGCCGAGAGTTCACAGCCGATGTGGTCGTGCAGCCCATCGTTCAACACAACGGACTGCTCGGCAACGGGTTCCGGTTGGAGAACATCGAGGTCGGCGCTCTTGTGGATCCAGGAGAGGAGTACGTCGAAAACGCACCGAAGGATATGGTCACGGCACTGCCGGACCAGGTCACGCGGATCAAGGCAACGTTCGACAAGCCCGGTCGCTACGTCTGGCACTGCCACATCTTGTCCCACGAGGACCACGAGATGATGCGAGTGCTCCACGTGGGCCCAGGCGCCTAG
- the glgB gene encoding 1,4-alpha-glucan branching protein GlgB — protein MGLELSDVDLYLFNEGSHTRLFDKLGCHLTPDGAMFRVWAPNAEYVSVVGDFNGWDPAASPMVARASSGIWEAMVPGVESGASYKFHLGVGKGATLEKADPFAFWAEEPPKSASRATLLEYEWGDAAWMEQRTAAHDRPMSIYEVHLGSWMRHDDGQPLTYRELAPQLVDHITSLNFTHVEFLPVMEHPYAGSWGYQTLGFFSPTARFGNPVDFMYLVDQLHQAGIGVILDWVPSHFAVDGHGLAGFDGTHLYEHADPRQGFHPDWGTFIFNYSRDEVRSFLLSSAFFWLDLFHADGLRVDAVASMLYLDYSREDGEWLPNEYGGNENIDAIWFLRRLNEEVYGNFPGVQMIAEESTAWPMVSGPTYIGGLGFGFKWDMGWMHDTLSYLSNEPVHRSHHHNEITFRSIYAFTENYVLPLSHDEVVHEKGSLLSKMPGDTWQQFANLRLLFSYQFAIPGKKLVFMGAEIAQRSEWDHDGSLPWHLLEHESHRGVMQLVSDLGALHRDVPALYELDTDERGYAWLEGGDWERSILAFARKDIDGHPVVCIFNFTPVPRTGYRVGVPVGGEWVEILNSDDSRYWGSGHHLNQPVPAEDIDWHGCDRSILVNLPPLAAIFLKPSG, from the coding sequence ATGGGACTCGAGCTGTCCGACGTAGATCTCTATTTGTTCAACGAGGGCTCACATACGCGCTTGTTCGACAAACTCGGATGTCACCTCACCCCGGACGGAGCTATGTTCCGCGTCTGGGCACCGAACGCCGAGTACGTGTCTGTGGTCGGTGACTTCAACGGATGGGATCCGGCGGCGAGTCCAATGGTGGCGCGCGCCTCGTCCGGGATCTGGGAGGCCATGGTTCCTGGTGTCGAATCCGGCGCTTCCTACAAGTTCCACCTCGGGGTCGGCAAGGGAGCAACTCTCGAGAAGGCCGACCCGTTCGCCTTCTGGGCGGAGGAGCCACCGAAGTCGGCCTCGCGCGCGACCTTGCTGGAGTACGAGTGGGGCGACGCAGCGTGGATGGAGCAGCGGACCGCCGCCCACGATCGACCGATGTCCATCTACGAAGTGCACCTGGGCTCGTGGATGCGGCACGATGACGGGCAGCCGCTGACGTACAGAGAACTCGCCCCCCAGTTGGTTGATCACATCACCAGCCTCAATTTCACGCACGTCGAGTTCTTGCCGGTGATGGAACACCCGTATGCGGGTTCGTGGGGATACCAGACACTCGGGTTCTTCTCGCCGACGGCGCGGTTCGGCAATCCCGTTGACTTCATGTATCTGGTCGACCAGCTGCACCAGGCCGGCATCGGGGTCATCCTCGATTGGGTGCCTTCCCATTTCGCAGTGGACGGTCACGGCCTGGCCGGGTTCGACGGGACACATCTCTACGAGCACGCGGATCCGCGCCAGGGGTTTCACCCCGACTGGGGAACGTTCATCTTCAACTACAGCCGGGATGAGGTGCGGAGTTTCCTGCTCTCGAGCGCGTTTTTCTGGCTCGACCTCTTCCACGCCGACGGGCTGCGGGTCGACGCCGTTGCTTCGATGCTGTACCTGGACTATTCCCGCGAGGACGGCGAGTGGCTCCCCAACGAATACGGCGGCAACGAGAACATCGACGCGATCTGGTTCCTGCGCAGGCTCAATGAGGAGGTCTACGGGAACTTCCCGGGCGTGCAGATGATCGCTGAGGAGTCGACGGCCTGGCCGATGGTGTCCGGCCCCACATATATCGGTGGTCTCGGATTCGGTTTCAAATGGGATATGGGATGGATGCACGACACGCTGTCGTATCTCTCCAACGAACCGGTCCATCGCTCGCATCATCACAACGAGATCACGTTCCGGTCGATCTACGCCTTCACAGAGAACTACGTGTTGCCGCTCAGTCACGACGAAGTCGTGCACGAGAAGGGTTCTTTGCTCTCCAAGATGCCGGGTGACACCTGGCAACAGTTCGCCAACTTGCGACTGTTGTTTTCCTATCAGTTCGCCATTCCCGGCAAGAAACTGGTGTTCATGGGTGCCGAGATCGCCCAGCGGTCCGAATGGGACCACGACGGGAGCCTCCCGTGGCATCTGCTCGAGCACGAATCGCACCGTGGCGTCATGCAGTTGGTGTCCGACCTCGGTGCTCTCCACCGGGACGTGCCTGCGCTCTACGAACTGGACACCGACGAACGCGGCTACGCCTGGCTCGAAGGTGGCGACTGGGAACGCAGCATCCTGGCGTTCGCCCGTAAGGACATCGACGGGCATCCGGTCGTGTGCATCTTCAACTTCACACCCGTCCCGCGGACCGGCTATCGGGTCGGTGTCCCGGTCGGTGGGGAATGGGTGGAGATACTCAACTCCGACGACAGCCGGTATTGGGGGAGTGGACACCATCTCAACCAACCGGTCCCGGCCGAGGACATCGACTGGCATGGCTGTGACCGATCGATCCTGGTCAACTTGCCACCCCTGGCGGCCATCTTCTTGAAGCCGTCCGGCTAG
- a CDS encoding Hpt domain-containing protein, with product MEADPNDASVDGNGAGARPVDTLQYATFEAMGAALEVDDLELMASLVQMFLVDLADGRRVIVSATRINDADAVQAAAHKLKSSARMLGAPALGDLAEEIEAIARNGFTPDVDLLARFGAECGRATEGMTLMKPFEVAS from the coding sequence ATGGAAGCCGATCCGAATGATGCGTCCGTTGACGGCAACGGCGCGGGAGCGCGTCCGGTGGACACCCTTCAGTACGCAACGTTCGAGGCAATGGGGGCGGCGCTCGAGGTTGACGACCTCGAATTGATGGCGTCACTCGTTCAGATGTTCCTCGTGGATCTGGCCGACGGAAGGCGAGTCATCGTCTCGGCAACCCGCATCAACGATGCCGACGCAGTGCAAGCGGCCGCCCACAAGCTGAAGTCGTCGGCCCGGATGCTCGGCGCGCCCGCACTCGGCGACCTGGCAGAAGAGATCGAAGCGATTGCCAGGAATGGGTTCACGCCGGACGTGGATCTCCTGGCGCGGTTCGGAGCCGAATGTGGCCGGGCTACGGAGGGCATGACCCTGATGAAGCCCTTCGAGGTGGCGAGCTAA
- a CDS encoding endonuclease domain-containing protein, which translates to MHREQATRLAKERARELRDDLTVSEKTLWAALRRRQLGHRFRRQEPIGPFIVDFVCLLRRLVVEVDGPHHDWDERDGPRDEYLRVRGFRVLRFTNREVTTELDDVLGAIRNYLEDLDLTE; encoded by the coding sequence ATGCATCGGGAGCAAGCCACCCGACTCGCCAAGGAACGAGCGCGAGAACTGCGGGATGACCTCACGGTGTCTGAGAAGACGCTGTGGGCAGCGCTCCGCAGGCGGCAACTCGGGCATCGATTCCGCCGCCAGGAACCGATCGGACCGTTCATCGTGGATTTCGTGTGTCTGCTGCGGCGTCTCGTTGTGGAGGTGGATGGCCCGCACCATGACTGGGACGAACGCGATGGGCCCCGTGACGAGTATTTGCGCGTACGAGGATTCCGGGTGCTCCGATTCACGAACCGAGAAGTAACCACGGAACTCGACGACGTGCTCGGCGCGATTCGCAACTACCTCGAAGACCTCGACCTGACCGAGTAG